Proteins co-encoded in one Brassica rapa cultivar Chiifu-401-42 chromosome A02, CAAS_Brap_v3.01, whole genome shotgun sequence genomic window:
- the LOC103852270 gene encoding replication protein A 70 kDa DNA-binding subunit E-like, with the protein MWMIKVKVIRLWKQYSAAGGETMEMVLIDSNGDRIHASVKKELVAQFEPALKQGYRKILLNFALTQSVGSYRTSKHAYKIGFLSTTRVRYCDDWTDNVPEFSPVKYREVLEGAMNPDYLVDVIGQVVEVSNVEVVAVNGKDTNKIALQLRDSVDDRLTVVLWGKFANDIDDAIQGSNGQSVIFVLRFGKIKVWKDEYSISNAYNVSDIFVNPTSAEAHAFIEMLPKDNMSLSIVEANPNRAISGVSDKDDFFVHTSRKNIAELFCTKQLERCILMSTVVSIDADMGWFYLSCKVCSKKVLTVPNETIEDGSGEDVMGHIYFCVKCNTYKPSIMPRYKLHLVVVDETRLTTKLLLFDNHAVQLLRQPCTELAGPMLNDMLEETNVIPEALNSIIGKTFLFKLSIEKENLQYKHDTYKVMKIISNKELIEEFEQFVSPKASEDTMVPYMSAQSDAPEGYILNVLRIDFTIHYRLI; encoded by the exons ATGTGGATGATTAAGGTTAAAGTGATTCGATTATGGAAGCAATATTCGGCTGCCGGTGGAGAAACTATGGAGATGGTGCTCATTGATTCAAAC GGTGACCGAATCCATGCATCAGTGAAGAAAGAGCTGGTTGCACAGTTTGAACCAGCTCTGAAGCAAGGTTACAGGAAAATACTCCTCAATTTTGCACTAACCCAATCTGTTGGTTCCTATCGAACGTCCAAGCATGCTTACAAAATCGGATTCCTTTCCACCACCCGTGTTCGTTACTGTGATGATTGGACAGATAATGTCCCGGAATTCTCACCTGTGAAATACAGAGAGGTTCTTGAAGGGGCTATGAACCCTGATTATTTGGTTG ATGTAATTGGACAGGTTGTCGAGGTGAGTAATGTTGAAGTTGTTGCTGTGAATGGAAAGGATACAAATAAGATAGCATTGCAACTGCGTGACTCGGT GGATGATCGGCTTACAGTTGTCCTGTGGGGAAAATTTGCCAATGATATTGATGATGCTATCCAAGGAAGTAACGGACAGTCTGTCATATTTGTGTTAAGGTTTGGCAAGATTAAAGTGTGGAAAG ATGAGTATAGCATTTCAAACGCTTACAATGTTTCTGACATCTTTGTCAATCCAACGAGCGCAGAGGCTCATGCTTTTATTGAAAT GTTGCCAAAGGATAACATGTCTTTATCAATTGTCGAGGCTAATCCTAACAGAGCAATTTCTGGCGTGTCTGATAAGGATGATTTTTTTGTGCACACAAGCAGAAAGAATATCGCTGAGCTTTTCTGTACTAAACAG tTGGAGAGGTGCATTCTGATGAGCACGGTTGTTTCTATTGACGCTGATATGGGGTGGTTCTATCTTAGCTGCAAAGTGTGTTCCAAAAAAGTTTTAACTGTACCAAATGAGACCATAGAAGATGGTAGTGGCGAAGATGTGATGGGGCATATATACTTTTGTGTCAAATGCAACACGTATAAACCTTCGATAATGCCAAG GTACAAGTTGCATTtggttgttgttgatgaaacaagATTGACGACAAAGTTGCTTCTGTTTGATAACCATGCTGTGCAACTTCTTCGTCAACCATGCACTGAGCTTGCAGGACCGATGCTAAACGATATG CTGGAAGAGACTAATGTCATCCCTGAAGCTCTCAACAGTATTATTGGGAAAACGTTTCTCTTTAAGCTAAGTATTGAGAAGGAGAATTTACAATACAAACATGATACCTACAAGGTGATGAAAATCATCAGCAACAAAGAACTGATTGAGGAGTTTGAGCAATTCGTGTCGCCTAAG GCAAGTGAAGACACGATGGTGCCATATATGTCAGCCCAATCCGATGCTCCTGAG GGTTATATTCTAAATGTACTTCGTATCGATTTCACTATTCATTATAGGCTAATCTGA
- the LOC103852271 gene encoding replication protein A 70 kDa DNA-binding subunit D-like isoform X2: MASVTSIVDLKPFKTSWTIKVKVIRLWKQTTGGGGETIDMVLCDVKGNKIHASVKKELVAKYDPFLKEGHSNMFINFSLVHSVGSYRTTTHPYRISFLSKTRVLPSEQLPGELCGFQPVKYNEVLDGSLNPDYLIDIIGHIVKVSHIEHVNVNGQETEKLCVELRNSDDERIPLVLWGNAACDVNYAIQVRSEYTTICVLRFGKINVWNGELCVSNAFNISDIVLDPAMTEVNNFLASLPEDDLPLAIVESQYEAGVNGSSDGDASFRPTPRKTLAEVLQTKQVEKCIVLCTVAAIDADMGWFYWTCKVCSKEVWSVPKYKDDVLEQCCYCATCNTYNPKTDTRYRLHLVVLDNTTNTKFVLFDNHVAQLLNQPLLHVGGPSDKPEIARTDVLLHALNTVVGKTYLFKIGIERENLLNKHQSYPVLKLITDKNSKNRYQDIGCTNAAEGTNIDSMDIHSDLADMSDSFAMRPAKRIRALNRDFGESNAQNSGSNCFSSVMIKKEKLDKSG, translated from the exons ATGGCATCTGTAACTTCTATTGTCGATTTGAAACCGTTCAAAACCAGCTGGACGATCAAGGTGAAGGTTATTCGATTGTGGAAACAAACaactggtggtggtggtgagacCATTGATATGGTTCTGTGCGATGTTAAG GGAAATAAAATTCATGCTTCAGTGAAGAAGGAGTTGGTGGCTAAATACGATCCCTTCCTGAAAGAAGGACACTCAAACATGTTCATCAATTTCTCCTTGGTGCATTCTGTTGGTTCGTATAGAACAACAACGCATCCTTACCGGATTAGTTTCCTATCCAAAACCCGTGTCCTACCCAGTGAACAACTGCCGGGGGAACTTTGCGGATTCCAACCCGTGAAGTACAACGAAGTGCTTGACGGCAGTCTAAATCCGGATTATTTAATTG ATATAATCGGCCATATTGTTAAGGTTAGTCACATTGAACATGTTAATGTCAATGGACAGGAGACAGAGAAACTCTGTGTGGAATTGCGAAACTCCGA tgATGAAAGAATTCCATTGGTGCTGTGGGGAAATGCTGCATGTGATGTTAATTATGCAATCCAGGTGCGAAGCGAGTACACAACCATATGTGTCTTGCGTTTTGGAAAAATCAACGTGTGGAATG GAGAACTATGTGTCAGCAATGCTTTTAATATCAGTGATATTGTATTGGATCCGGCGATGACTGAGGTTAACAATTTCCTTGCTAG TTTGCCAGAGGATGATCTCCCTTTAGCCATTGTGGAGTCACAGTATGAAGCCGGGGTAAACGGTTCCTCAGATGGAGATGCTTCCTTCCGCCCTACACCTAGAAAAACACTTGCGGAggttttacaaacaaaacag GTTGAGAAGTGTATTGTGCTGTGCACAGTCGCTGCCATTGATGCGGACATGGGGTGGTTCTACTGGACATGCAAAGTGTGTTCTAAGGAAGTCTGGAGTGTGCCAAAGTATAAGGATGATGTGCTCGAGCAATGTTGTTATTGTGCAACGTGCAATACTTACAATCCAAAAACTGATACTAG GTATCGGTTGCATTTGGTTGTGCTTGATAACACAACCAACACTAAGTTTGTGTTGTTTGATAATCATGTTGCTCAACTACTCAATCAACCATTGTTACATGTTGGTGGACCATCCGATAAACCGGAG ATTGCCCGAACAGATGTCCTCCTACACGCGCTTAACACTGTAGTTGGTAAAACATACCTCTTCAAGATAGGAATTGAACGAGAGAATCTACTCAACAAACACCAATCGTACCCGGTCTTAAAGCTAATTACAGACAAGAATTCGAAAAATCGGTATCAGGACATTGGTTGTACGAAT GCAGCTGAAGGCACCAACATTGATAGTATGGACATTCACTCCGATTTAGCAGATATGTCAGATTCTTTTGCTATGAGGCCTGCTAAACGAATAAGGGCCTTGAACAGGGACTTTGGTGAGAGCAATGCTCAGAATTCGGGATCAAACTGTTTCAGTTCCGTCATGATCAAGAAGGAGAAGTTAGACAAAAGTGGCTAA
- the LOC103852271 gene encoding uncharacterized protein LOC103852271 isoform X1, whose amino-acid sequence MASVTSIVDLKPFKTSWTIKVKVIRLWKQTTGGGGETIDMVLCDVKVWMFFLKHFPCTIIGDMHASLDIILSPFYTQGNKIHASVKKELVAKYDPFLKEGHSNMFINFSLVHSVGSYRTTTHPYRISFLSKTRVLPSEQLPGELCGFQPVKYNEVLDGSLNPDYLIDIIGHIVKVSHIEHVNVNGQETEKLCVELRNSDDERIPLVLWGNAACDVNYAIQVRSEYTTICVLRFGKINVWNGELCVSNAFNISDIVLDPAMTEVNNFLASLPEDDLPLAIVESQYEAGVNGSSDGDASFRPTPRKTLAEVLQTKQVEKCIVLCTVAAIDADMGWFYWTCKVCSKEVWSVPKYKDDVLEQCCYCATCNTYNPKTDTRYRLHLVVLDNTTNTKFVLFDNHVAQLLNQPLLHVGGPSDKPEIARTDVLLHALNTVVGKTYLFKIGIERENLLNKHQSYPVLKLITDKNSKNRYQDIGCTNAAEGTNIDSMDIHSDLADMSDSFAMRPAKRIRALNRDFGESNAQNSGSNCFSSVMIKKEKLDKSG is encoded by the exons ATGGCATCTGTAACTTCTATTGTCGATTTGAAACCGTTCAAAACCAGCTGGACGATCAAGGTGAAGGTTATTCGATTGTGGAAACAAACaactggtggtggtggtgagacCATTGATATGGTTCTGTGCGATGTTAAGGTTtggatgttttttttaaaacatttcccATGTACTATTATAGGGGATATGCATGCATCTCTTGACATAATTCTTTCTCCGTTTTATACACAGGGAAATAAAATTCATGCTTCAGTGAAGAAGGAGTTGGTGGCTAAATACGATCCCTTCCTGAAAGAAGGACACTCAAACATGTTCATCAATTTCTCCTTGGTGCATTCTGTTGGTTCGTATAGAACAACAACGCATCCTTACCGGATTAGTTTCCTATCCAAAACCCGTGTCCTACCCAGTGAACAACTGCCGGGGGAACTTTGCGGATTCCAACCCGTGAAGTACAACGAAGTGCTTGACGGCAGTCTAAATCCGGATTATTTAATTG ATATAATCGGCCATATTGTTAAGGTTAGTCACATTGAACATGTTAATGTCAATGGACAGGAGACAGAGAAACTCTGTGTGGAATTGCGAAACTCCGA tgATGAAAGAATTCCATTGGTGCTGTGGGGAAATGCTGCATGTGATGTTAATTATGCAATCCAGGTGCGAAGCGAGTACACAACCATATGTGTCTTGCGTTTTGGAAAAATCAACGTGTGGAATG GAGAACTATGTGTCAGCAATGCTTTTAATATCAGTGATATTGTATTGGATCCGGCGATGACTGAGGTTAACAATTTCCTTGCTAG TTTGCCAGAGGATGATCTCCCTTTAGCCATTGTGGAGTCACAGTATGAAGCCGGGGTAAACGGTTCCTCAGATGGAGATGCTTCCTTCCGCCCTACACCTAGAAAAACACTTGCGGAggttttacaaacaaaacag GTTGAGAAGTGTATTGTGCTGTGCACAGTCGCTGCCATTGATGCGGACATGGGGTGGTTCTACTGGACATGCAAAGTGTGTTCTAAGGAAGTCTGGAGTGTGCCAAAGTATAAGGATGATGTGCTCGAGCAATGTTGTTATTGTGCAACGTGCAATACTTACAATCCAAAAACTGATACTAG GTATCGGTTGCATTTGGTTGTGCTTGATAACACAACCAACACTAAGTTTGTGTTGTTTGATAATCATGTTGCTCAACTACTCAATCAACCATTGTTACATGTTGGTGGACCATCCGATAAACCGGAG ATTGCCCGAACAGATGTCCTCCTACACGCGCTTAACACTGTAGTTGGTAAAACATACCTCTTCAAGATAGGAATTGAACGAGAGAATCTACTCAACAAACACCAATCGTACCCGGTCTTAAAGCTAATTACAGACAAGAATTCGAAAAATCGGTATCAGGACATTGGTTGTACGAAT GCAGCTGAAGGCACCAACATTGATAGTATGGACATTCACTCCGATTTAGCAGATATGTCAGATTCTTTTGCTATGAGGCCTGCTAAACGAATAAGGGCCTTGAACAGGGACTTTGGTGAGAGCAATGCTCAGAATTCGGGATCAAACTGTTTCAGTTCCGTCATGATCAAGAAGGAGAAGTTAGACAAAAGTGGCTAA